The DNA region GAGAAGATTGGAGGAGCTCCACATAGACAACAACAACATGTCTGGTGAGCTGCCATTGGCCCTAGGTAACTGCACAAGTCTCATGTACATCACCCTCAGAAACAACAGTTTTAGGGGAGATCTTAGCAGGATTAACTTTGCCCAGTTGGATTTGAGAATTGCAGATTTTTCAATGAACTATTTTACTGGTACAGTTCCTGAAAGCATCTATGCATGCAGCAGTCTAATTGCGCTGCGGTTGGCTTACAATAATATTAGTGGCCAGTTCTCGCCAAGAATAGGCAATCTCAggtccctctccttcctttcaATTACCAATAACTCATTCACAAATATCACAGATGCACTTCAGAAACTCAAGAGCTGCAAGAACCTGACCTCCCTGCTTATTGGAACCAACTTCAACGGTGAAACCATACCTCAAGATGAAGGAATTGATGGTTTTGAGAACCTTCAGGTTCTGACCATAGATGCATGCCCATTGGTTGGGAAAATCCCTCTTTGGCTATCAAAGCTCACAAAGTTGGAGATATTAGATTTATCAAACAATCAACTTACTGGACCAATACCATCCTGGATTAACGGACTGCAACTCCTCTTCTTTCTGGACATATCAAGCAACAAGCTTACAGGGGATATCCCAACTACATTGATGGAGATGCCGATGCTACAATCCGAGAAGAATGCTGCCAAGTTGGATCCAAAGTTCCTTGAGTTACCTGTATATTGGACACAAGCACGTCAATACCGCAAGCTCAATGCTTTCCCCAGTGTATTGAGTCTCTGCAACAATAGCTTGACAGGCGTCATTCCCCTGGAGATTGGTCATTTGAAAGTACTCAATATCCTAGACTTCAGCTCCAACAGCTTGTCTGGAGAAATACCGCAACAAATTTGCAACCTCGCAAGCTTGGAAGTGCTAGACTTGTCAAACAACCAGCTCACAGGTGAACTCCCATCTGCATTGAGTGATCTGCACTTCCTTTCAAAGTTCAATGTGTCTAACAACGATCTACAAGGACCAGTTCCAACTGGAGGACAATTTGATACATTTTCAAATTCTAGCTACAGTGGGAATCCCAAGCTATGTGGCCCTGTGCTCAGCTTCCGTTGTGACTCAGTAGAAGCACCTTCAGCCTCCATAAAAAGGAGGCACAAGAAGACAATTTTTGCACTTTCTTTAGGTGTGTTCTTCGGGGGGCTTGCCATCCTTTTCTTGCTGGGACGTCTTCTTTTGTCCATCAGAAGCATAAAATCTGCCAACAGAAACAAGGACAGCAACAACAGGGACATAGAAGCAACTTCATTCAACTCTGCTTCCAAGCACTTGAGCGATATGATAAAGGGAAGCATTTTGGTGATGGTACCTCAGAGCAAGGGAGAATCTAACAATCTTACATTCAGTGATATCTTAAAGGCCACAAATAACTTTGACCAGCAGAACATTATCGGCTGTGGAGGCAATGGTCTAGTCTACAGGGCAGAGCTACCCAATGGATCAAAGCTTGCAATCAAGAAACTCAATGGTGAGATGTGCCTGATGGAAAGAGAATTCACTGCAGAAGTTGAAGCACTCTCCATGGCACAGCATGAGAATCTTGTGCCACTGTGGGGTTATTGCATCCAGGGAAGCTCAAGGCTCCTCATATATTCTTTCATGGAGAATGGGAGCCTGGACGATTGGCTTCACAACAGGGACGACGCCAACTCATTTCTTGACTGGCCAACAAGGCTCAAGATTGCACAAGGAGCAAGCCGGGGCCTTTCTTATATCCACAACACCTGCAAGCCTCGCATTGTTCACCGTGACATCAAGTCCAGCAATATCCTTCTTGACAGAGAATTCAAAGCTTATGTTGCAGATTTTGGCCTCTCCAGATTGATCCTTCCTTATAACACCCATGTCACAACAGAGCTCGTAGGCACCCTGGGTTATATTCCTCCCGAGTATGGGCAAGCATGGGTGGCCACGCTGAGAGGTGATATATACAGTTTTGGAGTGGTCTTGCTTGAGCTGCTGACAGGGAAGAGGCCTGTCCAGGTCTTGACCAAGTTGAAGGAACTAGTCCAATGGGTAAGGGAGATGAGGTCCCAGGGAAAGGAGATTGAGGTCTTGGATCCAGCACTCAGAGGAAGAGGGCATGAAGAGCAAATGCTGAAGGTGCTTGAAATCGCTTGCAAGTGTATCAACCACAATCCTTGCATGAGGCCAACCATCCAAGAGGTGGTGCACTGCCTGGAGAATGTAGATGTGGACCAGCAGGTGCAGATATAGTTAAAGGAGAACAAACCTGTAAGTGGTAATCTTGTACTTCATCAGACTAGGTTTAACTTCAGTAGAAGAATGGCATTCTAACAAATTGTACAATTGTGTGTGTAGTGTACATCTCTGAAAAGGAAaggctcacggttatgagctcCTGTATTcaattttccttctctttttttgtgTGGAAATACTGCACTTCCAGTTCAATTGCACGAACATGGAAAGTGCATTGACATCGTGCTTAATTCGTGTACATTGGTTTTCTAACAAATTGTACAGTTATGTGTACATCTCTGAAAAGAAAAGGCTCACAGTTATGAGCTTCTGTATTCGAATTTCGTTCTTTTTTGCAGAAATCTTGCACTTCCAAGCTCAATTGTATGAACATTGAAAGTGCATCAAAAGCATATTGAGCTATTGTTTAATTCATCTACATTTCTCGGTCTGTTTAATATACTAACAGAAACAATTGTACTAAACAAGGCGTGAATATGTGGACAGCATAATTCATAAAGAAAGATGGATTGCATTGGTTGCTCCGGAAAGTGACAGATATGAGGTAGTACTGTTTAGAATTTCACTTGTAGTTGATTGCTCCAAAAGGGGGACGAAATATGAACTAGAATTGTTTAGAATTTAACTTGTAGTTGATTGCTCCAAAAAGGGGACGTAATATAAACTAATACTGTTTAGAATTTAACTTGGGAGCATCCTCAGTGTTGCTCAATTCAAAGAGCTTCTTTTCCCCTATTTTAAAATACTTGTCACAATTTTATCCTTACAAAATAATATCTCTTATCAGTTATTTACGGTGGGTTCTAGAATATTTGGGTTAGTTCCTAAAAGcatttttgttattttctatttaaaattgGTACTACTTTGATATACGTGTTTGATCAAAAGTGATAAGTATTGAAAAACAGAGGGAGTAAAAGACTAGCTACTACAAGTGCTGCTCTTCAGGTTAATTTTCTGAAATTCAAAACGGTCACCGCTTAACCAGGCCAATCTTAAATAATAACCAAAATTCAGAAATCTGAATCATGTCGGTGCAATGCTAACTTTCTGATTCCTTGGACTCAGTTTGAATTGCTGACCTGCAAAAGCATGTAAGAACTGTTCTCAGTCATACGGCATGCACTTTGCTCTCTTGGGCATCAGTGATAATCCTGCTTTTGATATCTGGTTTCATCTCCTCATACGCGAGCGTATGCATGCAACTGTTAAAAAACAGTGCCATTTGAATAACAAAATATGACGAGTTGCAAACGTTTACTTACTACCTCcgttctaaaataaatatcgttcTAAAATATGTGCAattaaa from Phragmites australis chromosome 8, lpPhrAust1.1, whole genome shotgun sequence includes:
- the LOC133927280 gene encoding tyrosine-sulfated glycopeptide receptor 1-like, translated to MQPFNLPCSNNSSTKLPVPFFVIACVLLLSFASPTSSCTEQEKSSLVDFLDGLSPDGNGGLNVSWVNSTDCCQWEGIACTSDGVVTDVMLASKGLKGSIPPSLSNLTGLLHLNLSHNSLYGSLPMELVFSSSIIVLDVSFNRLSGSLQERQSSYPGLPLKVLNMSSNFFTGQFPATTLEVMKNLIALNASNNSFMGPMPSSICNHAPSFAMLDLCYNEFSGIISPEFGNCSMLTVLKAGRNNLNGALPHELFRATSLEHLSFPNNGLQGVLDGSNLAKLSNLVVLDLGSTGLGGRMPDSIGQLRRLEELHIDNNNMSGELPLALGNCTSLMYITLRNNSFRGDLSRINFAQLDLRIADFSMNYFTGTVPESIYACSSLIALRLAYNNISGQFSPRIGNLRSLSFLSITNNSFTNITDALQKLKSCKNLTSLLIGTNFNGETIPQDEGIDGFENLQVLTIDACPLVGKIPLWLSKLTKLEILDLSNNQLTGPIPSWINGLQLLFFLDISSNKLTGDIPTTLMEMPMLQSEKNAAKLDPKFLELPVYWTQARQYRKLNAFPSVLSLCNNSLTGVIPLEIGHLKVLNILDFSSNSLSGEIPQQICNLASLEVLDLSNNQLTGELPSALSDLHFLSKFNVSNNDLQGPVPTGGQFDTFSNSSYSGNPKLCGPVLSFRCDSVEAPSASIKRRHKKTIFALSLGVFFGGLAILFLLGRLLLSIRSIKSANRNKDSNNRDIEATSFNSASKHLSDMIKGSILVMVPQSKGESNNLTFSDILKATNNFDQQNIIGCGGNGLVYRAELPNGSKLAIKKLNGEMCLMEREFTAEVEALSMAQHENLVPLWGYCIQGSSRLLIYSFMENGSLDDWLHNRDDANSFLDWPTRLKIAQGASRGLSYIHNTCKPRIVHRDIKSSNILLDREFKAYVADFGLSRLILPYNTHVTTELVGTLGYIPPEYGQAWVATLRGDIYSFGVVLLELLTGKRPVQVLTKLKELVQWVREMRSQGKEIEVLDPALRGRGHEEQMLKVLEIACKCINHNPCMRPTIQEVVHCLENVDVDQQVQI